In Chloroflexota bacterium, the following are encoded in one genomic region:
- a CDS encoding histidinol phosphate phosphatase domain-containing protein: MLIDFHSHTFLSDGVLSPAELVQRAVAAGYHAIAITDHVGYANYQYVCEALLRECEVINREMPITALAGVEITHVAPRALGALAERCKAAGAQVVAVHGETISEPVPAGTNAAAAECAAVDVLAHPGLLTVEEARVGRERGLVYELSARKGHSAANGRVARVCQEVGATMIVNSDAHAPGDLLTEDLVAKVILGAGLDPTHLETIRQENPSALLKRCGNSVS, translated from the coding sequence ATGCTAATTGACTTCCATTCTCACACTTTTCTCAGTGATGGTGTCCTTTCACCTGCGGAGCTTGTGCAGCGCGCAGTTGCCGCCGGGTACCATGCGATAGCCATAACCGATCATGTGGGGTACGCAAACTACCAATACGTGTGTGAAGCCCTGCTGCGGGAGTGTGAGGTCATTAATCGGGAGATGCCCATCACGGCGCTGGCGGGAGTTGAGATCACCCATGTCGCGCCGCGGGCGCTCGGTGCGTTGGCGGAGCGCTGCAAGGCGGCAGGCGCGCAGGTGGTTGCGGTGCACGGCGAAACGATCTCGGAACCCGTACCGGCGGGCACAAACGCCGCGGCGGCGGAATGTGCGGCGGTAGATGTCTTGGCGCATCCCGGACTGTTGACTGTTGAAGAAGCCCGGGTAGGCCGGGAGCGCGGATTGGTCTACGAACTCTCGGCGCGCAAAGGGCACAGCGCCGCCAACGGACGGGTGGCGCGAGTCTGCCAAGAGGTCGGCGCCACCATGATCGTGAATAGTGACGCTCACGCGCCCGGGGACTTGCTCACCGAAGACCTGGTGGCAAAAGTTATCCTCGGAGCGGGTCTGGATCCTACTCATTTGGAAACCATTCGGCAGGAGAACCCGTCGGCATTGCTGAAGCGCTGCGGGAATTCTGTCTCATAG
- a CDS encoding CAP domain-containing protein gives MGIGQCLVALALAVLIILCAPFAPAQASDATPQEQAIARLNELRAHAKSPPVQADASLQQAAESQAAYYAENGFTGHHQDPTGAGFTGATPTDRIRAAGFTGRCTGESASSISDDPVAAVDALVNSVYHRTIMLHPALTFVGYGQSVGGSVFNFGGCLDDSPDVDRLYVYPGDGQADVPTSFLPMTERPNPLPDTEGFVGSPISVGVSPWLQESLKITSLHIVDQAGVSLAYRRVDDDSWAYFMTELPLGAGQTFTVSIAGNAEDSDVGTFARTWSFSTQSAFLPYVLELRFVQGTPHLVTEYEAGDFACFSQTTGQTPTLAGEVVTLPCYDVVDGSKSYGAVPFLAEFRRIGGVAALGYPLTRAITYEGRPTQFFQKGVLQWQPATRSFVYLNVFDQLSAKGFDPVLAARYLIPPPDDTSADDGLNWDQVAGRHIAILYQAPAIARYVQNTPNWLDRFGLPMSIQDYGNVVVVRAQRAAFQWWRVDTTFAAAGDVTIVNSGEIAKALGAFVR, from the coding sequence ATGGGGATTGGACAGTGTTTGGTCGCGCTTGCGCTCGCAGTTCTCATCATCCTGTGCGCGCCTTTCGCGCCGGCGCAGGCGTCGGATGCCACTCCCCAGGAACAAGCCATAGCCAGACTCAACGAGTTGCGCGCGCATGCCAAGTCGCCTCCTGTGCAGGCTGACGCCAGTTTGCAGCAGGCGGCGGAATCCCAAGCGGCGTATTATGCCGAGAATGGTTTTACCGGGCACCACCAGGATCCCACCGGCGCCGGTTTCACGGGCGCGACGCCGACAGACCGCATCAGGGCCGCCGGTTTCACGGGAAGGTGCACCGGCGAGTCAGCCTCCTCGATTAGTGACGATCCGGTAGCGGCAGTGGACGCATTAGTGAATAGCGTCTATCACCGCACGATCATGCTGCACCCGGCGTTGACTTTTGTAGGCTATGGCCAGAGCGTGGGAGGGAGCGTGTTCAACTTTGGTGGTTGCCTCGACGACTCGCCGGACGTTGATCGACTGTACGTCTATCCCGGCGATGGGCAAGCGGACGTGCCGACGAGCTTCTTGCCGATGACGGAACGTCCAAACCCGCTGCCGGACACCGAGGGATTTGTCGGCAGTCCCATAAGTGTCGGTGTATCGCCTTGGTTGCAAGAGTCCCTGAAGATTACGAGTCTGCACATCGTCGACCAAGCAGGCGTATCATTGGCCTACCGCCGGGTTGACGACGATAGCTGGGCGTACTTCATGACCGAGCTTCCGCTTGGCGCCGGACAGACCTTCACCGTGAGCATCGCCGGGAATGCCGAGGACAGCGACGTGGGTACGTTTGCGCGCACGTGGTCGTTTTCTACGCAGTCGGCCTTCTTGCCGTATGTACTTGAGTTGCGCTTTGTGCAGGGCACGCCGCATCTTGTAACGGAATACGAAGCTGGTGATTTCGCTTGCTTCAGCCAGACGACAGGACAGACGCCCACGCTGGCCGGAGAAGTGGTCACGTTGCCTTGCTATGACGTCGTTGATGGCTCGAAGTCGTATGGCGCAGTGCCGTTTCTGGCGGAGTTCCGGCGCATTGGGGGAGTTGCGGCTCTGGGCTATCCGCTCACACGTGCCATTACCTATGAGGGCAGGCCTACGCAGTTCTTTCAGAAGGGTGTACTGCAGTGGCAACCGGCAACCCGCTCCTTTGTCTATCTCAATGTTTTCGACCAGCTTAGCGCGAAGGGCTTCGATCCGGTGCTGGCGGCCCGGTATCTAATCCCGCCGCCGGATGACACGTCCGCGGACGATGGGCTCAATTGGGACCAGGTGGCGGGCCGGCACATAGCCATCTTGTATCAAGCTCCTGCCATCGCCAGGTATGTTCAGAACACTCCCAATTGGCTCGACCGGTTCGGATTGCCAATGAGTATCCAGGACTACGGCAACGTAGTGGTGGTCCGCGCGCAACGGGCGGCCTTTCAGTGGTGGCGGGTCGATACAACTTTCGCCGCAGCGGGAGACGTAACGATTGTGAATAGTGGTGAAATCGCCAAGGCGCTGGGCGCGTTCGTGCGGTAG